The Pongo pygmaeus isolate AG05252 chromosome 7, NHGRI_mPonPyg2-v2.0_pri, whole genome shotgun sequence DNA segment GAGAGGCGTGGAATCcccagagaaagggaaggaaaggcatGAGGGGCCTTCCCTGGGGGGAGGGTCACAGGCTGGGGGCTAAGACGATGGCCAGGAGGCTCAGGGCCAGCCCCAGGCTGAGGGCACTGTGGGCGAGGGCGGTGCGGGTGGGTGCAGCGTTGTGCAGCTTCTCGTTGCACAGGTCCTCCTGGCAGCACTGGATGGAGCCGGTGCCGCTGCTGACCTGGCCTTGCAGGGTGTAGTTGGGTGTGCACGACTCCGCACAGTCCTTCTTCACCAGATTCCCCTTCAGAGGCTCCACTGCGCACAGGTGAGTGTGGTCAGGCCCGGCAGCCGCCtctgccccccacctccccacaacCTCCCAGCCAGCACCCACAGCAGCCAGGGATGTCCCCCCAGCCCCAGGGACACCTGGACAGATGCTACTCACCTGTGTTCATGGTCTTGCAGAAGCGAGAGCTGGCCGGGCAGACCGCAGGCTGCTTGCAGTTGCTGGAGCTGGTGCACACGTGGCAGCGCAGGGCAAGGGCTGGCAGGGAGGGAGTCGGGCTCAGCAGGCCCAACAGAGGCCTCCCCCACCCGCAGAGACCCCTCCTGGACAGAGGCCCTGCTGCCCTTGCCCTAGGCCCCCAACCCGGGCCCTGGGTCCTGGCAGGGCTTGTGCCCTGAATGCAGCCTCAGAGGAcatgtgctccagcctgggccggctTGGAAGGGGTGTCCTGCCCTGCCCTTGTCTAGGGTGTGTTGCAAGCCTTTCCTCCAAGGCCTCAGGGAGCTCTGCGACTGCCGAGAGGACACTGGCTGTTGTCCCCTGTGCTCTGAGCCTATGACAGGAAGGGCTTGGTAGCCTTTGGGCTGGCCTGGGCTGTGCTGGGGGAGACCTGGGGACCGGGGGGGGCTGGTGGCAGGGACTAGATGGCCGCCCTCCCAGTGAGAAGCATCTCAAGAAAACCCCCTGCTCCACTCTCTCAGGGTCCGTGACTCCAGGAATCAGTTCTAAGATCCTCAGATTCTGAAACATTGTAAATCTGACACTCGTTAAGATTCGGGCTCCATGTTGTTTTAAATTTGAAGAGTCTAGCACCCACAGTATCGGGGTTCTCTGTGCCTAGAGGTCGTCAGCTCCAGGCTCCCAGTATTTGATGACCACACAGGCCAGAGCCGCCCACCCGCCCGTCCCCTTGGCCCAGCCCCTCACCTGGCCCTGTAGCCACGGCCAGGGCTGCAAGGAGCAGCAATACTGTCCTCATCTCTGATGTCGTCTGGGAGCAGTGCAGGCTCCTGCATTGCTGAGGCCTTATAGGCACGGGCTGGGCGGGGGTGGGCAGTCCGCCAGCCAGCGGCATTCCGCAGGGCTCTGTGTAAGCGTCAGCCCAGGACGGGCACCTgccccaccctgcctggcccacaCCCACCAGCCTGGCTGTCGCTGGGCACTGCATCTGCTGCCCGCCCCCGAGGCAGAGGTCTGCCCTCCGCAACGGGGCCCAGTGGCTTCCTGGCCCTGCTGTTCCTGCCGCTGCGCCTCCATCTCTCCTGCTTTCACTTCTCTGTTTCTGTGGGTCTTGTTCTCTCGCTGCTGTCTGTTCCTGCGTCACTTTGTCTCTGACCTGCCACCCGCTACcctccgccccccaccccccaccatccATCACCATCCTGTGTCTTTGTCCCTGCATTCCCCCCATAGTTCCCTCAATAGCGTTGCAGCCTGTGCCAGGTGCCCCGTGGGTGCCCGTGGGTGCCCAGggcgggggagggaggaagagcaggCGCTGGTCCTACCCTCCTGGCCCTGGGCTCAGGGTTGCTGCCCGGGATGCGGAAGGTCCTTGAGCTGCAAGGGCTTGGGGCGGCTGTGGGCTGATGGGGTgtgtgaggcagaggcagaggcagaggccacTCCGAGGCAGGGAGGGCAGCTGGGGCAGCAGTGAGGTGAGCACTGGACAGAGTGAGGACTGTGAGGACCCGGTCCTCGAAGTTGCCTGGGGAGCCCTGTGGGCGGAAGGCCCGGGCTGTGGAGGCAGCAACTCCACCCTTCGTTGTGCGGGGAGAGACTGAGCCCTCCTGGTCTCTACCAGCCCTACCTCCCACCCTGCAGGGCCCCAGGAGCCCTCTCCGTGGGATTCCTTCCCCCACTCTCCAGGCCCCTCCTGCTACGTTGGGGGCAGCGCCATCCCGGCCACTTTGTAACTATTGCTCTAGGTGTCCTAGCTCCAGTCTCCCCAAAACCGTGAACTCCTTGGGGCTGGGCCCCAGCACCCAGGGCCTCAAAGCAGGTTCTTGGTCTGCTGCCCGTTGAGTGGAGGCCAGTCCCCACCTTCACCCTCTTTATACTCACAGGAGGGACTTTCTTTTCCTGGAGACGGGGTCTCTGAGCACCCACCGCCTAGCGCAGGAGCCCACCTCTTGGGGCCCCCATCCACCTGCTCAGCCCAGCGCGCTCTGCCACTCGCCTGTACTGGGCAGCACCCACCTGAGTGGTGCGGAGGGGCCCACAGACTTGCTTTGCC contains these protein-coding regions:
- the LY6D gene encoding lymphocyte antigen 6D, whose protein sequence is MGGMQGQRHRMVMDGGGWGAEGSGWQVRDKVTQEQTAAREQDPQKQRSESRRDGGAAAGTAGPGSHWAPLRRADLCLGGGQQMQCPATARLVGVGQAGWGRCPSWADAYTEPCGMPLAGGLPTPAQPVPIRPQQCRSLHCSQTTSEMRTVLLLLAALAVATGPALALRCHVCTSSSNCKQPAVCPASSRFCKTMNTVEPLKGNLVKKDCAESCTPNYTLQGQVSSGTGSIQCCQEDLCNEKLHNAAPTRTALAHSALSLGLALSLLAIVLAPSL